One window of the Lactococcus lactis genome contains the following:
- a CDS encoding type IV toxin-antitoxin system AbiEi family antitoxin domain-containing protein encodes MLSDKVMQVFEQYNGTLPVKVAQAHGIDKDTLRKAFDRGDIERPRRGVYVLPDALEDEYFSLQSIYTKGIFSSLSAFELQNLSTVLSSYFYITFPQGYNKNFNQTDILAKIAPKDEYLLGVETVRTPEGNPVKTYNKERIIVDILRKTTPPTYEEKEALYDYFSAPEDLERLYDYAKFFGIENQVKQMEVRYA; translated from the coding sequence ATGTTAAGTGATAAAGTCATGCAAGTTTTTGAACAATACAATGGCACTTTGCCTGTCAAAGTGGCACAAGCGCACGGCATTGATAAAGATACGCTTAGAAAAGCATTTGACCGTGGGGATATTGAACGTCCTCGGCGTGGTGTTTATGTCTTACCTGATGCCTTAGAAGATGAGTATTTTAGCTTGCAATCTATTTATACCAAGGGGATTTTTTCAAGCCTCTCTGCTTTTGAATTGCAAAATTTGAGTACCGTCCTATCCTCTTACTTCTACATCACTTTCCCTCAAGGCTACAATAAAAATTTCAATCAGACAGACATTCTGGCAAAAATTGCGCCAAAAGACGAGTATCTGTTGGGTGTTGAAACGGTTAGGACGCCAGAGGGGAATCCTGTGAAAACCTATAATAAAGAGCGTATTATCGTAGATATTTTAAGAAAAACAACTCCTCCAACTTATGAGGAAAAAGAGGCTTTGTATGATTACTTTAGTGCTCCTGAAGATTTGGAAAGGCTCTATGATTATGCAAAATTCTTCGGAATTGAAAATCAGGTCAAACAAATGGAGGTAAGGTATGCTTAG
- a CDS encoding DUF3801 domain-containing protein produces the protein MDQEQVIDKFVVNGTNTLRTLLKILENLSSDGLHTWLERQDTPTTGQNKLHRLLNATDPVTSQFLRQEVDLKKVKHYFEEQGLPFAFKKVEQGTNIFFKVKDEALAKKALEGILSELTTRPAEVASQLVKNPNVQTFEEKLEAGKAQEIERLSRVARRQSKASEVAPKMGGLR, from the coding sequence ATGGATCAAGAACAAGTCATTGACAAATTTGTCGTCAATGGAACCAATACGCTACGCACCCTTCTCAAAATCCTAGAGAATTTGTCCAGTGATGGCCTTCATACGTGGCTAGAGCGACAAGACACCCCGACGACGGGACAAAATAAACTGCATCGTTTGCTGAATGCGACAGACCCTGTAACCTCACAATTTCTACGGCAAGAGGTGGATTTGAAAAAAGTCAAACATTATTTTGAAGAACAAGGTCTCCCGTTTGCATTTAAGAAAGTCGAGCAGGGCACGAATATCTTTTTCAAAGTGAAAGACGAAGCCTTAGCTAAAAAGGCTTTAGAGGGAATTTTGTCAGAATTGACAACCCGCCCTGCCGAGGTCGCAAGTCAACTAGTTAAAAACCCAAATGTACAAACTTTTGAAGAAAAACTTGAAGCGGGCAAAGCCCAAGAAATTGAGCGGCTCTCCCGTGTGGCGAGACGACAGTCCAAAGCTTCGGAAGTCGCACCCAAGATGGGAGGGCTAAGATGA
- a CDS encoding VirB4-like conjugal transfer ATPase, CD1110 family translates to MNLLKKAPFAKQETSSLAKRRTARSKKKANPNSMHRIKYTSQFENGLMHIVGQESSKMYRLGELNYEISDGGTQDNTVISYVEALNTLNQNSRYQLYITNRRVKASSLEHVLQDYQGDENDSLRLEMNTVIQSQQKTDPKNFTATKYAIFTTKARTLAIANHELDKLNTNFINRFDAKDVKLTSQPLTGIDRLEVMNDLLRPNHPFTASYQDIALSNLPSKAFIVPSHLKFPNGADFFRVGKRYARVFYVREFPKYLEDKLIKELCGAGMELDISLHAQTYDMVKARKDINTKKTLNRSEIRKQQRKNFKRGFSDDDISGEESEIQYAAEGQLNAFKEEGQKLFSGIFAVYQAADTKEELDKNTETILGIGQTYDVEFEAVEQYNEEALNTILPIGKPYLDVEMNYMRDMTSLNVATQIPWSNINLLSRDGLFYGRNQLTHNMISVNRLKDLITPSGLYLGSSGSGKGMTVKWEMLNVLLKWRKHRLIIVDPESEYLKIAKRFGAEILDISTGTPHHLNILDLVDKNLLKDEDRNVDLIKEKTNLLCSLFDSLLKSFSDAEETMVDRVTRLTYDRYQEPTLVEWHKVLLEQPEELAQHFATKIERFTIGSQDIFAHKTNIDLNARFVVFNIKQLDPRLKPFAMKVILDQIWKQVVSGQGKVTTHLYFDELQLMFNDEATAQWFSGLWSRVRKYGTVTNGITQKIGTLLNSEAGRAMITNSEFIVLLRQKIDDINRLREVMTLSPQLVKYVQETAPQGTGLIYAGGTIVPFENPIPKDTALFELMNTDANAA, encoded by the coding sequence ATGAATTTATTGAAAAAAGCACCATTCGCGAAACAGGAGACTTCCTCCTTAGCGAAGCGACGAACCGCACGTTCTAAGAAAAAAGCCAATCCAAACAGCATGCACCGTATCAAATACACCAGTCAATTTGAAAATGGACTCATGCACATTGTGGGACAAGAAAGCTCAAAGATGTATCGCTTGGGCGAATTAAATTATGAAATCTCTGATGGCGGGACGCAAGATAATACCGTGATTTCTTATGTGGAAGCTCTCAATACGCTCAATCAAAACTCTCGCTATCAGCTCTATATTACGAACCGCAGGGTCAAGGCAAGCAGCTTAGAACACGTTTTGCAGGACTATCAAGGCGATGAAAATGACAGTTTACGTTTAGAGATGAATACGGTCATTCAAAGCCAACAAAAAACAGACCCGAAGAATTTTACAGCGACAAAATATGCGATTTTTACCACCAAGGCAAGAACGCTTGCCATCGCCAACCACGAACTGGATAAATTAAACACCAATTTCATCAATCGCTTTGACGCAAAAGACGTGAAGCTCACAAGTCAGCCACTGACGGGAATTGATCGCTTAGAGGTCATGAATGACCTGTTGAGACCCAATCATCCTTTTACCGCCAGCTATCAAGACATCGCCCTCTCAAACCTCCCCAGCAAGGCTTTTATTGTCCCAAGCCATTTGAAATTCCCCAATGGCGCAGATTTCTTTCGGGTAGGTAAACGCTACGCCCGTGTCTTCTACGTCCGCGAATTTCCAAAATACTTAGAGGACAAGCTGATTAAAGAGCTTTGTGGAGCAGGCATGGAGTTAGACATTAGCCTGCATGCGCAAACCTACGATATGGTCAAAGCGAGAAAAGACATTAACACCAAAAAGACCCTCAACCGTTCCGAGATTCGCAAACAACAACGGAAAAACTTCAAACGCGGGTTCTCAGATGATGACATTTCTGGTGAAGAAAGTGAGATTCAGTATGCGGCTGAGGGACAGTTGAATGCCTTCAAAGAAGAAGGTCAAAAGCTCTTTTCAGGCATTTTTGCGGTCTATCAGGCAGCGGACACCAAAGAAGAACTGGATAAAAACACGGAAACCATTCTAGGAATTGGGCAGACTTATGATGTGGAATTTGAAGCGGTGGAGCAGTATAACGAAGAAGCCTTGAATACCATTCTTCCGATTGGTAAACCTTATCTGGATGTGGAGATGAACTACATGCGGGATATGACTTCTTTGAATGTGGCGACACAAATTCCGTGGTCAAATATCAATCTCCTAAGTCGTGATGGCCTTTTCTATGGACGTAACCAACTGACCCATAACATGATTAGTGTCAACCGCCTCAAAGATTTGATTACGCCAAGTGGTCTCTATCTTGGTTCATCAGGTTCAGGAAAAGGCATGACGGTCAAATGGGAAATGCTCAATGTCTTGTTAAAATGGCGCAAGCACCGTTTGATTATTGTGGACCCTGAAAGTGAATACCTCAAAATTGCCAAGCGTTTCGGCGCAGAGATTTTGGATATTTCTACAGGCACCCCGCACCACTTAAATATCCTAGATTTGGTGGATAAGAACCTTTTAAAAGATGAAGACCGTAATGTGGACTTGATTAAAGAGAAAACCAATCTCCTGTGTAGTCTGTTTGACAGCCTCTTAAAATCCTTTAGTGATGCGGAAGAAACCATGGTCGATCGCGTGACGCGTTTGACCTATGACCGCTATCAAGAGCCAACGCTGGTCGAGTGGCATAAAGTCCTTTTGGAACAACCCGAGGAATTGGCTCAGCACTTTGCGACAAAAATTGAACGCTTTACGATTGGCTCACAGGATATTTTTGCGCATAAAACCAATATTGACTTGAACGCCCGCTTTGTCGTCTTTAATATCAAGCAACTAGACCCACGACTCAAACCGTTTGCCATGAAAGTTATTTTAGACCAGATTTGGAAACAGGTCGTTTCAGGTCAAGGCAAAGTCACGACGCACTTGTACTTTGATGAATTGCAGCTGATGTTTAATGACGAGGCCACCGCGCAATGGTTCTCAGGCCTTTGGTCGCGTGTCCGTAAATATGGTACGGTCACAAATGGCATTACGCAAAAGATTGGGACGCTCTTAAACTCCGAAGCAGGGCGCGCCATGATTACCAACAGTGAGTTTATTGTCTTGCTCCGCCAAAAGATTGATGACATCAATCGCTTGCGGGAGGTCATGACCTTAAGTCCACAACTGGTTAAATATGTCCAAGAAACCGCGCCGCAAGGAACAGGTTTGATTTATGCGGGCGGCACGATTGTACCCTTTGAAAATCCGATTCCAAAAGATACGGCGCTCTTTGAATTGATGAACACAGACGCGAATGCCGCCTAG
- a CDS encoding nucleotidyl transferase AbiEii/AbiGii toxin family protein: MLSQQKMNNLIKQKATETKAPLKNVSKLFGLEQLLKKISASDYRDKFILKGGYLLTATYGLEHRSTKDLDATIQNLAWTREQAEKFVATLESPDELGHHYFERISIRPTRQDMDGFSGFNIRINFINGKSRYPLDLDLTSGEILLPPNKDTLVPLMFEEGAIILNTYSFEQILTDKIQATISFGKGEKAEGYDDTNSRAKDLYDIYFLTKLNPKIDYPTILAALQKTLKQRSREIKPEEYLKILDFLEQSDLQQYHWRRYQEEHDFAKAISFSEVMASVKAFTSKLLEVQPHKKKFYERLEKAEEAQDNAVKNSKVQNGESEKTQKGVKNGL, translated from the coding sequence ATGCTTAGCCAACAAAAAATGAATAACCTCATTAAGCAAAAAGCGACAGAAACCAAAGCTCCGTTAAAGAACGTTTCTAAGCTGTTTGGATTAGAGCAACTTCTTAAAAAGATTAGTGCCTCAGATTACCGAGACAAATTCATTCTAAAAGGGGGATATTTACTAACCGCAACTTATGGCTTGGAACATCGGAGCACCAAAGATTTAGACGCGACCATTCAAAATCTAGCATGGACAAGAGAACAAGCGGAAAAATTCGTGGCAACTCTTGAAAGTCCTGATGAATTGGGACATCACTATTTTGAGAGGATTTCGATTAGACCCACACGTCAGGATATGGATGGCTTTAGCGGATTTAATATTAGAATCAACTTTATCAATGGCAAATCTCGCTATCCACTTGATCTGGATTTAACATCAGGCGAGATTTTATTGCCCCCTAATAAAGACACCTTGGTTCCTTTGATGTTTGAGGAAGGGGCGATTATCCTGAATACCTATTCTTTTGAGCAGATCTTGACCGATAAAATTCAAGCGACGATTTCTTTTGGTAAGGGGGAAAAAGCTGAGGGTTATGATGATACAAATTCGAGAGCCAAAGACCTCTATGATATTTATTTCTTGACCAAGCTGAACCCAAAGATTGATTATCCAACCATTCTTGCGGCGCTCCAAAAAACACTAAAACAAAGAAGTCGGGAGATTAAGCCAGAGGAATACTTGAAAATTCTCGACTTCTTAGAGCAGTCAGATTTGCAGCAATATCATTGGCGGCGTTATCAAGAGGAGCATGATTTTGCAAAAGCTATTTCCTTTTCAGAGGTTATGGCCTCAGTCAAAGCCTTTACTTCCAAACTTTTGGAAGTTCAACCTCATAAAAAGAAATTTTATGAGCGTCTTGAAAAAGCGGAAGAGGCACAAGATAATGCAGTCAAAAATTCCAAGGTTCAAAATGGAGAAAGTGAAAAAACACAAAAGGGGGTAAAAAATGGCCTTTGA
- a CDS encoding UvrD-helicase domain-containing protein, which yields MELTDTQKKIVDTAGNLIVRASAGTGKTHTMVAKIAKEIDENKDHRVIAAITFTIKAAREIKERLSVDITGYFIGTNNSFAIEEVIKPFMKDAYGVQFDCEMTTDYSLKFDNYEEGLNFISENCTLGSYEDNNKNFIFELALKILRKSEVARLYLQAKYFKIYVDEYQDCDTAMNEFFMYLTDSLTIDLFIVGDDKQSLYTWRGANPEAFKSIIGKRNFEKFFMVDNFRSNKQIQNYSNLLFEETSSLYDQQTSIENIILLNCTEQDWIEKIKCFWDADKSSALLRFSNSNAKSAADILCANDMDFKFIPKAPIEDISNDAGWLYYAIAQYLLVDTYSVFDFIYDIPSGTEEDSKIKSKLERFLQGLKTNVVDENQFKEKVSELATFLGYEAQPKDLSALYETISTDRYIEAFKSDNINHRAMTFHSSKGLQFDQVILFVEDYNLRDEVSFYNHYVATTRAKSKLIFISIKENYGTRLFYQNIAKRLGASGLTLDKLVTIY from the coding sequence ATGGAATTAACAGATACTCAGAAAAAAATTGTTGACACAGCAGGCAACTTGATTGTTAGAGCAAGTGCAGGCACTGGGAAAACGCATACAATGGTCGCAAAAATTGCGAAAGAAATAGACGAGAATAAGGATCATCGTGTTATTGCAGCAATCACTTTTACAATTAAAGCCGCGCGAGAAATAAAAGAAAGACTATCTGTAGATATTACAGGATATTTTATTGGTACTAATAATAGTTTTGCAATCGAAGAAGTTATCAAACCGTTTATGAAAGATGCCTACGGTGTACAATTTGATTGTGAGATGACGACTGACTATAGTCTAAAATTTGATAATTACGAAGAAGGGTTGAATTTCATTTCTGAAAACTGCACTTTAGGAAGCTATGAGGATAATAATAAGAATTTTATTTTCGAACTAGCTCTAAAAATACTTAGAAAGTCAGAAGTAGCACGACTGTACCTGCAAGCTAAATATTTCAAAATTTATGTTGACGAATATCAGGATTGTGATACAGCAATGAATGAATTTTTTATGTATTTGACAGATTCATTGACCATTGACTTATTTATTGTTGGTGATGACAAGCAATCCTTATATACATGGAGAGGTGCTAATCCTGAAGCATTCAAGAGTATTATTGGCAAAAGAAATTTCGAAAAATTTTTTATGGTTGATAACTTCCGTTCAAATAAACAGATTCAAAACTACTCAAATCTGCTTTTTGAAGAGACTTCCAGTCTCTATGATCAACAAACCAGCATAGAGAATATTATTTTGTTAAATTGTACGGAACAAGATTGGATTGAAAAAATCAAATGTTTTTGGGATGCAGACAAATCTTCTGCTTTGTTGAGATTTTCTAATTCAAATGCGAAAAGTGCTGCTGATATTTTGTGTGCGAATGATATGGATTTCAAATTTATTCCCAAAGCTCCAATTGAAGATATTTCAAATGATGCAGGATGGCTCTATTATGCAATAGCACAATATTTACTAGTTGATACCTATTCGGTTTTTGATTTTATCTATGATATCCCTTCAGGGACGGAGGAAGACTCGAAGATTAAAAGCAAGTTGGAGAGATTCCTACAGGGGTTAAAGACAAACGTTGTTGATGAAAATCAATTTAAGGAAAAAGTTTCAGAGCTTGCTACATTTCTAGGATATGAAGCTCAGCCTAAAGATTTATCAGCTCTTTATGAAACTATTTCTACAGACAGATATATTGAAGCGTTCAAATCAGATAACATCAACCATAGGGCGATGACATTTCATTCTTCAAAAGGGTTGCAATTTGATCAAGTTATCCTGTTTGTTGAGGATTATAATTTGCGAGATGAGGTAAGTTTCTATAACCATTATGTGGCAACTACAAGGGCAAAAAGCAAACTAATTTTTATTAGTATCAAAGAAAACTATGGAACAAGGCTGTTCTATCAAAATATTGCTAAAAGGTTAGGAGCAAGTGGATTGACATTGGATAAATTGGTTACTATCTATTAG
- a CDS encoding phage tail tip lysozyme has protein sequence MNLLRGKISPKEALKGLAHNPVVWLASLILFLVLMIVAAAADVPNPSIKQNDFELTDAWVEMTKLDADHSKDGNQFYTNFDGVMFYMNEKFDDYEVNGVLSNGQPAKTYLSDLWTALNGKAPNYEVTTMDDLEKKGTYALSSDDNSTMNEMIREMGYQVLDGQLAFPYATDNLIINRRFGYEGADLHQSIEVTTSENQPIVAPLSGKVTVNSNQQVTIENTNQEEKVSLQKIDTSRLTNGQNITSSALIGKSLASTLEITLQKYDDETKSWKRVNPAFYFPKVTYTQMTQLAANDYNPDSSQLASAQAIYNYAMAHGRTLNGICAVLGNYQVEGNLDPTAVETIYDEPFKMGPKKQAAQAAGFAIEKMDAAYAARYPAIKEAGIGLGQWTNERDIALQAFAKAQKKPWYDGSLQIQFATTGDSPGAITALNNTLQGKVGKDLPTLTNYFLTYWEGNPGDKISERIQAAQNWQAYFTRASSGSSGKSDVSVPPEYAGKLTEPAPNEQDVTGYPGNNYALNNCTWYVYNREYQLGNHIPANLGNGGQWGISAKAAGYATSSTPKVGDMASFSPGTDGSSSIYGHVAFVEVVNPDGSFLVSEMNVVDPGSGKISYRVISSNAGITFIDPTK, from the coding sequence ATGAACCTGCTTCGCGGGAAGATTTCGCCTAAAGAAGCCCTCAAAGGCTTAGCGCACAATCCTGTCGTCTGGCTGGCAAGTCTGATTTTGTTTCTGGTTCTGATGATTGTAGCGGCAGCCGCAGATGTTCCCAATCCCTCAATCAAGCAAAACGACTTTGAACTCACGGACGCATGGGTGGAGATGACAAAACTAGATGCCGACCATTCCAAAGACGGCAATCAGTTTTACACGAATTTTGATGGCGTGATGTTTTATATGAATGAGAAGTTTGACGATTATGAGGTCAATGGGGTGCTGTCTAATGGACAACCCGCAAAAACCTACCTTTCAGATTTATGGACAGCCCTTAATGGGAAAGCACCGAATTATGAAGTAACGACAATGGACGACTTAGAGAAAAAGGGGACTTATGCGCTCAGTTCAGACGATAACTCCACCATGAATGAAATGATTCGAGAAATGGGTTATCAGGTGCTTGACGGTCAACTGGCTTTTCCTTATGCGACAGATAATCTCATCATCAATCGGCGCTTTGGCTATGAGGGCGCTGACCTCCACCAAAGCATTGAGGTCACAACTTCTGAAAATCAACCGATTGTCGCGCCACTCTCAGGTAAAGTAACGGTCAATTCCAACCAGCAAGTCACGATTGAAAATACCAACCAAGAAGAAAAAGTCAGCCTCCAAAAGATAGATACGAGCCGACTCACCAATGGTCAAAATATCACTTCTAGCGCTTTGATTGGAAAAAGTTTAGCCAGTACCCTTGAAATTACCCTTCAAAAATACGATGACGAAACGAAAAGTTGGAAGCGGGTCAATCCTGCTTTTTATTTTCCAAAAGTCACTTATACGCAAATGACACAGCTTGCGGCGAATGATTACAACCCTGACAGTAGTCAGTTAGCCTCTGCCCAAGCCATTTACAATTATGCCATGGCACACGGTAGAACTTTGAACGGAATTTGTGCGGTGCTTGGAAATTATCAAGTAGAGGGAAATCTTGACCCGACGGCGGTTGAAACCATTTACGACGAACCTTTTAAAATGGGACCGAAAAAACAGGCAGCACAAGCGGCAGGTTTTGCGATTGAAAAGATGGATGCGGCTTATGCTGCTAGATACCCCGCCATTAAAGAGGCAGGCATTGGCTTAGGGCAGTGGACGAACGAACGCGACATTGCGCTCCAAGCCTTTGCCAAAGCCCAAAAGAAACCGTGGTATGACGGCAGCTTACAAATCCAGTTTGCGACCACAGGGGATTCGCCCGGTGCGATTACTGCTTTGAATAATACCCTGCAAGGAAAAGTAGGTAAAGACTTGCCCACCCTAACCAATTATTTCTTGACCTATTGGGAGGGAAATCCTGGGGATAAAATTTCAGAACGTATCCAAGCCGCTCAAAATTGGCAGGCCTACTTCACACGTGCGTCAAGTGGGAGCTCAGGAAAGTCGGACGTGTCTGTTCCACCAGAATATGCAGGTAAACTGACTGAACCAGCCCCAAATGAACAGGATGTAACGGGCTATCCAGGCAATAATTATGCCCTCAATAACTGTACATGGTATGTCTATAACCGAGAATACCAGTTAGGAAATCACATTCCAGCAAATCTTGGCAATGGTGGTCAATGGGGAATTAGCGCTAAAGCAGCGGGTTATGCGACGTCTTCCACGCCAAAAGTAGGCGATATGGCCTCCTTTAGTCCAGGGACAGATGGGAGTTCGTCCATTTATGGGCACGTTGCTTTTGTGGAGGTCGTCAATCCAGACGGAAGCTTTCTCGTGAGTGAGATGAATGTGGTTGACCCTGGCTCTGGCAAGATTAGCTATCGCGTGATTTCATCAAACGCTGGGATTACATTTATTGACCCCACAAAATAA
- a CDS encoding Fic family protein — translation MAFDEERPYQVEKTEYSSRYKLDLWETAFGLQKTDGLEPSEYMVQQAQAHIDGKASYQEVEQNVKSYYAENQTEDDKRYEEADISSLRISQILAEEGFSLSPVTLLNYHKRLFQGIESFRYPVGRYRTENITKTEPVLNGKSVEYASAAMIADNLAYDFEMEKNRDYSTMTRHEIADQVMKFVSGIWQTHPFREGNTRTSAVFLIKYLRHMGFEVNNEPFKKNSKFFRDALVLANAATTSRYRTDQYLKWFTDNLLFGGMHELVDCSFQKLV, via the coding sequence ATGGCCTTTGATGAAGAACGTCCTTATCAGGTTGAAAAGACCGAATATAGCAGCCGTTATAAGTTAGACCTTTGGGAAACAGCTTTTGGCCTTCAAAAAACAGATGGTTTAGAGCCGTCGGAGTACATGGTGCAACAAGCCCAAGCCCACATTGACGGGAAAGCCAGCTATCAGGAAGTTGAGCAAAATGTCAAAAGTTATTATGCGGAGAACCAAACAGAAGATGACAAACGCTATGAAGAAGCTGATATTTCGTCTCTTCGGATTTCCCAGATTTTAGCAGAAGAAGGTTTTAGCCTAAGTCCCGTGACTTTACTCAACTATCACAAACGCCTATTTCAAGGCATTGAGAGCTTCCGCTACCCTGTCGGACGTTATCGAACAGAAAACATTACCAAAACAGAGCCTGTCTTGAATGGCAAAAGTGTTGAATATGCCAGTGCTGCTATGATTGCGGATAATCTTGCTTACGATTTTGAAATGGAGAAAAATCGGGATTATTCTACGATGACAAGACACGAGATTGCGGATCAAGTGATGAAATTTGTTTCTGGGATTTGGCAAACGCACCCTTTTCGTGAGGGGAATACCAGAACGTCTGCCGTCTTTTTAATCAAGTATTTGCGCCACATGGGCTTTGAAGTGAATAATGAACCGTTCAAGAAAAATTCTAAGTTCTTCAGAGATGCCCTTGTCCTAGCCAATGCGGCTACAACTTCTCGCTATCGCACGGATCAATACCTCAAATGGTTCACAGATAACTTATTGTTTGGCGGTATGCATGAGCTTGTTGATTGCTCCTTTCAAAAGTTAGTTTGA
- a CDS encoding ATP-dependent nuclease, with product MEFKSLQVKNFRSFEDISIDLSNKNVFFGLNDVGKTNLLTALRFVFDRDIRRNDFMDSDYFEKKTEIPIEILVTVDISDNNEDSSKLRARLRGAILSGQDLIYIRLISKYDNSEMVGVAELFWGGDKENLQEIKPRGTRFDIDDVFNVFYIDSYVDMDVLFKRNIKKFIQSDTEDDKVINDSIKSIVSELNEKISSLSGVSDFESRITPAYQKFNDENISISIKSEIAVKGLYSNIVPYMKKKGDDNIYPTAGEGRKKLVVYSLFTLLAEQEADKRINLFLVEEPENNLHKSLQIELSQILFGNSESYPYLFVSTHSPYILYEMNKVTLVRIFAERRVTSKSAFYNVPSDFQDNKKMLNRLLAEAIFANKVLLVEGPSEQLLFDKVLSVIKPYYEVNGMYILSVNGIGFKNYQPILKDLGIHYVIKTDNDIQWRENKGCYALGFSRINGVTNGTLVTDWPMRDFHESKEEFTKNSIGYRKQLYELEQNLPTLNRIREYYHVYLSKVDLENDLDEVLHDNLVEYFEVKDPVTYLQAAKNNHMVELIEKLTDEDCREVYEHYNFACLKDLVEWN from the coding sequence ATGGAATTTAAGTCGCTACAGGTTAAAAACTTCAGAAGTTTTGAAGATATAAGCATTGACCTATCAAATAAGAATGTATTTTTCGGGCTTAATGATGTCGGAAAAACAAATCTTCTGACAGCTTTACGATTTGTTTTTGATAGAGATATTCGTAGAAATGATTTTATGGACTCAGACTATTTTGAGAAGAAAACGGAAATACCAATTGAAATTTTGGTTACCGTTGATATTAGTGATAACAATGAGGACAGCTCTAAACTGCGTGCGAGGCTTAGAGGGGCAATTTTATCAGGGCAAGACTTAATATACATACGATTAATTTCGAAATATGATAACTCTGAAATGGTTGGAGTTGCTGAATTATTTTGGGGTGGAGATAAAGAAAATCTTCAGGAAATCAAACCTAGAGGGACCCGTTTTGATATTGATGACGTATTTAATGTCTTTTATATAGATTCTTATGTTGATATGGATGTTCTTTTTAAACGGAATATCAAGAAGTTTATCCAAAGTGATACAGAGGACGACAAGGTTATCAATGATTCTATAAAATCTATTGTTAGTGAACTGAACGAAAAGATTTCAAGCCTTTCAGGAGTTTCGGATTTTGAGTCGAGGATAACTCCTGCATACCAAAAATTCAATGATGAAAACATCTCAATTTCAATTAAATCTGAAATTGCAGTGAAGGGACTCTATTCTAATATTGTCCCTTACATGAAGAAAAAAGGCGATGATAACATTTATCCAACGGCAGGGGAGGGTAGAAAAAAGCTGGTTGTGTACTCTTTATTTACACTTTTAGCGGAGCAAGAAGCAGATAAAAGAATAAATTTATTTCTAGTAGAGGAGCCTGAAAACAATCTTCATAAATCTTTGCAGATAGAGCTTTCTCAGATTCTATTTGGTAATTCAGAGAGCTATCCATATTTATTTGTTTCTACCCATTCTCCTTATATTTTGTATGAAATGAACAAAGTCACTTTGGTGCGAATTTTTGCTGAGAGGAGAGTGACAAGTAAGAGCGCTTTTTATAATGTACCTTCTGACTTTCAAGATAATAAGAAAATGCTTAACCGCTTGCTTGCGGAGGCAATTTTTGCGAATAAGGTTTTGTTAGTAGAAGGACCGTCTGAGCAGCTTTTATTTGATAAAGTTCTTTCAGTGATTAAACCATATTATGAAGTTAACGGAATGTATATTCTTTCAGTTAATGGCATAGGATTCAAGAACTACCAACCTATTTTGAAAGATTTAGGAATTCATTACGTTATTAAAACGGATAATGATATTCAATGGCGGGAAAATAAAGGGTGCTATGCTCTGGGATTTTCCAGAATCAATGGGGTGACTAATGGAACACTTGTGACAGACTGGCCAATGAGAGATTTTCATGAAAGTAAGGAGGAATTTACAAAAAATTCTATCGGATATCGAAAACAGCTTTATGAACTTGAACAGAATCTTCCAACACTGAATCGGATAAGAGAATACTATCATGTTTATTTATCAAAAGTTGATTTAGAAAATGACCTAGATGAAGTTCTCCACGATAATCTTGTTGAATATTTTGAGGTAAAAGATCCAGTTACTTATCTTCAAGCAGCTAAAAATAATCACATGGTTGAGCTTATTGAGAAATTAACTGATGAAGATTGTAGAGAAGTATATGAACATTATAATTTTGCTTGTCTAAAGGATTTGGTAGAATGGAATTAA